In Tachypleus tridentatus isolate NWPU-2018 chromosome 7, ASM421037v1, whole genome shotgun sequence, a genomic segment contains:
- the LOC143256192 gene encoding stearoyl-CoA desaturase 5-like, translated as MTPKAGEEMPNKVTSSTEQVPDKELPLVWTNVTIFIFLHATTFLGIYLGITQPTWQGWVLAVVSVFLSCLGTTAGAHRLWSHKAYKAKLPLRIFLMLLFSLAGQNDIYEWSRDHRVHHKFSETNADPHDINRGLFFAHMGWLMRRKHPNVILKGKTVDCSDLLEDPVVRFQRRFYVPLAFLCGFIIPTMIPVLGWGERLWFAFVTNGVARYVVSLHLTWLINSVAHWRGNKPYNRFLTAVESAKITWWALGEGFHNFHHSFPNHYAASEYGWKHNFTTMFIDYMAKLGQAYDLKTVPDEVIEKTRLKTGDGSKTFGPPAEKLEKKR; from the exons ATGACTCCCAAAGCAGGAGAAGAAATGCCAAACAAGGTTACGTCGTCAACAGAACAGGTCCCAGATAAAGAATTACCTCTAGTATGGACGAACGTGACAATTTTCATCTTTCTACACGCAACAACATTTCTTGGAATATACCTGGGTATAACTCAGCCAACGTGGCAAGGCTGGGTACTTG CTGTTGTGTCTGTTTTCTTGTCTTGTCTTGGAACAACAGCTGGTGCCCACAGACTCTGGTCTCACAAAGCTTACAAGGCCAAGCTTCCCCTCAGAATTTTTTTAATGCTTTTGTTCTCCTTGGCTGGTCAG AACGACATTTATGAGTGGTCACGTGACCACCGAGTACATCACAAATTTTCCGAAACGAACGCTGATCCCCACGATATCAACCGAGGACTTTTCTTCGCTCACATGGGATGGCTGATGAGAAGGAAACACCCGAATGTCATATTAAAGGGTAAAACTGTCGACTGCAGTGACCTCCTGGAAGACCCTGTGGTACGGTTTCAACGACG ATTCTACGTACCTCTCGCATTTCTCTGTGGCTTTATAATACCTACCATGATACCGGTGCTTGGTTGGGGCGAGAGGTTATGGTTCGCCTTTGTAACCAATGGCGTCGCTCGCTACGTCGTATCGCTACACCTGACGTGGCTCATTAACAGCGTCGCCCACTGGCGAGGAAACAAACCATATAATCGCTTTCTGACTGCTGTAGAGAGCGCCAAGATAACCTGGTGGGCACTAGGAGAAGGATTCCACAACTTTCACCACAGCTTTCCCAACCATTACGCCGCCAGTGAGTATGGCTGGAAACATAACTTTACGACAATGTTCATCGATTATATGGCTAAACTAGGCCAAGCTTATGATCTGAAAACGGTACCAGATGAAGTTATTGAAAAGACGAGACTGAAAACAGGAGATGGAAGCAAGACCTTCGGACCACCAGCAGAAAAACTTGAGAAAAAACGCTAG